Proteins from a genomic interval of Microbacterium imperiale:
- a CDS encoding DUF427 domain-containing protein, protein MRARLGDTIIAEADEADLVRIEGNWYFPPRSIAPGVLAESDTAYTCAWKGDAQYFDVAGSADKAWSYPTPHASAIERVGTDFSGYVAFDRAVAIES, encoded by the coding sequence ATGCGGGCACGACTGGGTGACACGATCATCGCTGAAGCGGACGAGGCAGACCTCGTCCGGATCGAGGGGAACTGGTACTTCCCGCCGCGGAGCATCGCACCGGGCGTGCTCGCCGAGAGCGACACCGCGTACACCTGCGCGTGGAAGGGTGACGCGCAGTACTTCGACGTCGCCGGCTCCGCCGACAAGGCGTGGTCGTACCCCACGCCCCACGCCAGCGCCATCGAGCGCGTGGGCACCGACTTCTCCGGTTACGTCGCCTTCGACCGCGCGGTCGCCATCGAGAGCTGA
- a CDS encoding ABC transporter permease, whose amino-acid sequence MNVFADAIAWLLDPAQYTGTNTVPFLIGQQLYYTFISVAIAAVIALPIGWAIGHTGRGREFAVAISGAARAIPSFGLLILLILLLGVTRKTEAAFVTFVVLAIPPLLAGAYSGLQAIDRRTIDAARAVGMTEWQILWRVEVPLGLPLLVGGLRSAVLQVVATVTIAGYTDLGGLGFRIIQGIDLRAIDQVLGAALVLALLALLLDALLALVQRWSAPRGIRAASAGPERRRPVAATA is encoded by the coding sequence ATGAACGTCTTCGCCGACGCCATCGCGTGGCTGCTCGACCCTGCGCAGTACACCGGTACGAACACGGTTCCGTTCCTCATCGGCCAGCAGCTGTACTACACGTTCATCTCCGTCGCGATCGCGGCGGTCATCGCGCTCCCGATCGGGTGGGCCATCGGTCACACCGGCCGCGGAAGAGAGTTCGCGGTGGCGATCTCGGGCGCCGCGCGCGCGATTCCCTCCTTCGGGCTTCTCATCCTCCTGATCCTCCTGCTGGGGGTCACGCGGAAGACCGAAGCAGCGTTCGTCACCTTCGTCGTCCTGGCGATCCCACCGCTGCTGGCGGGCGCATACAGCGGACTGCAGGCGATCGATCGGCGCACCATCGACGCCGCGCGCGCGGTCGGCATGACGGAGTGGCAGATCCTCTGGCGCGTCGAGGTGCCCCTCGGGCTGCCGCTGCTCGTCGGCGGGCTGCGCTCCGCCGTCCTGCAGGTCGTCGCGACGGTGACGATCGCCGGCTACACCGACCTCGGCGGCCTCGGGTTCCGCATCATCCAGGGCATCGACCTGCGCGCGATCGATCAGGTGCTCGGGGCCGCCCTCGTGCTCGCGCTGCTCGCCCTCCTGCTCGACGCGCTCCTCGCCCTCGTGCAGCGGTGGAGCGCCCCGCGTGGCATCCGCGCCGCCTCCGCGGGCCCCGAGCGCCGCCGCCCCGTGGCGGCCACCGCCTGA
- a CDS encoding ABC-F family ATP-binding cassette domain-containing protein produces the protein MAHLLGAEALRLEYPTKVVFDGVSIGVDEGDRIGIVGRNGDGKSSLLRMLAGLVEPDSGRVTVRGGIRVGVLSQADDLDDDLRVRDAVVGDQAEHEWAGDARVRDVISGLLGDLDWEGPIRGLSGGQRRRVSLAALLAGDWDVVFLDEPTNHLDVEGIAWLAEHLKRRWPAGSGALLVVTHDRWFLDEICTATWEVHDRLVEPFEGGYAAYILQRVERDRQAAAIEARRQNLARKELAWLRRGAPARTSKPKFRIDAANELIADVPEIRDRVALQSLAVSRLGKDVVDVLDAGVAYGDRVVLEKVEWRIAPGERTGILGVNGAGKSTLLGLISGTVVPTSGRVKHGKTVKVATLSQRMTELDEHLADPVRVVISRLRTSYTIGSGSKAQDLTPGQLLERMGFSSAQLSTPVKDLSGGQKRRLQLLLILLDQPNVLILDEPTNDLDTDMLAAVEDLLDSWAGTLIVVSHDRYFLERVTDQQYAILGGRLRHLPGGVDEYLRLRREQPELTRTAGASRTQQDAGATALSGSDRRAAQKEVAAIDRRLEKLQREIADVDAQLADAHDDFERLLGLQRRRDELVGETTTLEERWLELGEALDG, from the coding sequence ATGGCACATCTTCTGGGGGCCGAGGCCCTTCGCCTCGAGTATCCGACCAAGGTCGTCTTCGACGGCGTCTCCATCGGTGTCGACGAGGGCGACCGCATCGGCATCGTCGGCCGCAACGGCGACGGCAAGTCGAGCCTGCTGCGCATGCTGGCCGGGCTCGTCGAGCCCGATTCCGGACGGGTGACCGTCCGCGGCGGCATCCGCGTCGGCGTCCTGTCGCAAGCCGACGACCTCGACGACGACCTGCGGGTGCGCGATGCCGTCGTGGGCGACCAAGCCGAGCACGAGTGGGCGGGCGACGCCCGGGTGCGGGATGTCATCTCGGGGCTGCTCGGCGACCTCGACTGGGAGGGGCCCATACGCGGCCTCTCGGGCGGACAGCGGCGGCGGGTCTCCCTCGCGGCGCTGCTCGCCGGCGACTGGGACGTCGTCTTCCTGGACGAGCCCACCAACCACCTCGACGTCGAGGGCATCGCGTGGCTTGCCGAGCACCTCAAGCGCCGCTGGCCGGCCGGCTCGGGTGCGCTGCTCGTCGTGACGCACGACCGGTGGTTCCTCGACGAGATCTGCACCGCCACCTGGGAGGTGCACGACCGGCTCGTCGAGCCGTTCGAGGGCGGGTACGCGGCCTACATCCTGCAGCGTGTCGAGCGCGACCGGCAGGCGGCGGCCATCGAGGCGCGGCGCCAGAACCTGGCGCGCAAAGAGCTCGCCTGGCTGCGCCGCGGCGCGCCCGCGCGCACTTCGAAGCCGAAGTTCCGCATCGACGCCGCGAACGAGCTCATCGCCGACGTGCCCGAGATCCGCGACCGTGTGGCGCTGCAGTCCCTCGCGGTGTCGCGCCTGGGCAAGGACGTCGTCGACGTGCTCGACGCCGGTGTCGCCTACGGCGACCGTGTCGTGCTCGAGAAGGTCGAATGGCGGATCGCGCCGGGCGAGCGCACGGGAATCCTCGGCGTCAACGGCGCCGGCAAGTCGACCCTGCTCGGCCTCATCTCGGGCACCGTCGTTCCGACCTCCGGACGGGTCAAGCACGGCAAGACCGTCAAGGTCGCGACGCTGTCGCAGCGGATGACCGAGCTCGACGAGCACCTCGCCGACCCGGTGCGGGTGGTGATCTCGCGACTGCGCACGAGCTATACGATCGGCTCGGGCTCGAAGGCGCAGGATCTCACCCCCGGTCAGCTGCTGGAGCGCATGGGTTTCAGCTCGGCGCAGCTGTCGACCCCCGTGAAGGATCTGTCCGGCGGTCAGAAGCGCCGTCTGCAGCTGCTGCTGATCCTGCTCGACCAGCCCAACGTGCTGATCCTCGACGAACCGACGAACGATCTCGACACCGACATGCTCGCGGCGGTCGAGGACCTGCTGGACTCGTGGGCCGGAACGCTCATCGTCGTCTCGCATGACCGGTACTTCCTCGAGCGCGTCACCGATCAGCAGTACGCCATCCTCGGCGGACGCCTGCGCCACCTGCCCGGAGGAGTCGACGAGTACCTGCGGCTGCGTCGCGAGCAGCCCGAACTCACCCGCACGGCCGGCGCTTCCCGTACGCAGCAGGATGCGGGGGCGACCGCACTGTCGGGCTCGGACCGACGCGCCGCGCAGAAGGAGGTCGCTGCGATCGACCGACGCCTCGAGAAGCTCCAGCGCGAGATCGCCGACGTCGATGCGCAGCTCGCGGACGCGCACGACGACTTCGAGCGACTGCTGGGGCTGCAACGGCGCCGCGACGAGCTGGTCGGCGAGACGACGACGCTCGAGGAACGCTGGCTCGAGCTCGGCGAGGCGTTGGACGGCTGA
- a CDS encoding ribose-phosphate diphosphokinase translates to MARKKNTVDLDVSRGTAPGLVAKTKKRLVVASGGSHPALSTEVATALGTELVPTEHRTFASGEILTRFEVSIRGCDFFLVQSFGPPVNEWLMETLIMLDAAKRASAKRITVVAPYYPYSRQDKKGRGREPISARLVADLFKTAGADRVMSVDLHAAQIQGFFDGPVDHLFAKPVLLEHFERTLRADDRAKLTVVSPDTGRVRVADTWSDSLGAPLAIIHKRRDPNVANQVTVNEIVGDVRGRVCLLVDDMIDTGGTIVKAAQALKNNGAERVIVAATHAVFSHPAVDRLQDAAIDEVVVTDTIPLGDDKRFPGLTILPIAPLLARAIKEVFEDGSVTSMFDGAA, encoded by the coding sequence ATGGCTCGCAAGAAGAACACGGTTGACCTCGACGTCTCGCGGGGGACCGCCCCGGGACTGGTCGCCAAGACCAAGAAGCGGCTCGTCGTGGCATCCGGTGGGTCGCACCCCGCGCTGTCGACCGAGGTCGCCACCGCTTTGGGCACCGAGCTGGTCCCCACCGAGCACCGCACCTTCGCGTCGGGCGAGATCCTGACCCGTTTCGAGGTCTCGATCCGCGGGTGCGACTTCTTCCTCGTCCAGTCGTTCGGCCCGCCGGTCAACGAGTGGCTGATGGAGACCCTCATCATGCTGGATGCCGCCAAGCGCGCGTCCGCGAAGCGCATCACGGTCGTCGCGCCGTACTACCCGTACTCGCGACAGGACAAGAAGGGACGCGGGCGCGAGCCGATCAGCGCGCGCCTCGTCGCCGACCTGTTCAAGACCGCCGGCGCCGACCGCGTCATGAGCGTCGACCTCCACGCGGCGCAGATCCAGGGTTTCTTCGACGGCCCCGTCGACCACTTGTTCGCCAAGCCGGTGCTGCTCGAGCACTTCGAGCGCACGCTGAGAGCCGACGACCGCGCCAAGCTGACCGTGGTCTCGCCCGACACCGGCCGTGTCCGCGTCGCGGACACGTGGTCCGACAGCCTCGGCGCGCCGCTCGCGATCATCCACAAGCGTCGTGACCCGAACGTGGCGAATCAGGTGACGGTCAACGAGATCGTCGGCGACGTGCGCGGGCGCGTCTGCCTGCTCGTCGACGACATGATCGACACCGGCGGGACGATCGTCAAGGCCGCTCAGGCGCTGAAGAACAATGGCGCCGAGCGCGTCATCGTCGCCGCCACCCACGCCGTCTTCAGCCATCCGGCCGTCGACCGGCTGCAGGATGCCGCGATCGACGAGGTGGTCGTCACCGACACCATCCCGCTCGGCGACGACAAGCGTTTCCCGGGTCTGACCATCCTGCCGATCGCCCCGCTGCTGGCGCGTGCGATCAAGGAGGTCTTCGAGGACGGCTCTGTCACGAGCATGTTCGACGGCGCGGCCTGA
- a CDS encoding ABC transporter substrate-binding protein yields MSRFTTRRLLTAGVGVIAATTLLAGCAGSDPLAESGGESAAPADGTIVIGSQDYYSNEIVAEIYAQALEAAGKTVDRQFTTGQREAYLPELESGALTLFPEYTGNLLQYFEPETEARTSEDVYAALGDALPENLTVLDQATASDQDSYTVTAAFAEQWDLTTIADLANVTEPLTLGGPAELEQRPYGPSGLNETYGVEVGFQATGETTVDDLVAGTVNVANVFTADPRIQTEDLVVLEDPEGLFLASNVVPVVNVDVADEIADTINAVSAKLTPEALVALNVQSTVDKLEPAEIATQWLEENGLA; encoded by the coding sequence ATGTCTCGCTTCACCACCCGCCGTCTGCTGACGGCCGGCGTCGGCGTGATCGCCGCCACCACCCTGCTCGCCGGGTGCGCCGGCTCCGACCCGCTCGCCGAGAGCGGCGGAGAGTCCGCAGCGCCCGCCGACGGCACCATCGTCATCGGTTCGCAGGACTACTACTCCAACGAGATCGTCGCAGAGATCTACGCCCAGGCACTCGAGGCCGCGGGCAAGACCGTCGACCGCCAGTTCACGACGGGCCAGCGCGAGGCCTACCTGCCCGAGCTCGAGAGCGGCGCCCTCACCCTGTTCCCCGAGTACACCGGCAACCTGCTGCAGTACTTCGAGCCCGAGACCGAGGCGCGCACGTCCGAGGACGTGTACGCAGCGCTCGGCGACGCCCTGCCCGAGAACCTCACGGTCCTCGATCAGGCAACCGCGAGCGACCAGGACTCGTACACCGTGACCGCCGCCTTCGCCGAGCAGTGGGACCTGACGACGATCGCCGACCTCGCGAACGTCACCGAGCCCCTCACCCTCGGCGGACCGGCCGAGCTCGAGCAGCGCCCCTACGGACCGTCGGGCCTCAACGAGACCTACGGTGTCGAGGTCGGGTTCCAGGCGACGGGTGAGACGACGGTCGACGACCTCGTGGCCGGCACCGTCAACGTCGCCAACGTGTTCACCGCCGACCCGCGCATCCAGACCGAGGACCTCGTCGTGCTCGAGGACCCCGAGGGCCTCTTCCTCGCCTCGAACGTGGTGCCCGTCGTGAACGTCGACGTCGCCGACGAGATCGCCGACACCATCAACGCGGTCAGCGCGAAGCTCACGCCCGAGGCGCTCGTCGCGCTCAACGTGCAGAGCACGGTCGACAAGCTCGAGCCCGCCGAGATCGCGACGCAGTGGCTCGAGGAGAACGGTCTCGCCTGA
- a CDS encoding ABC transporter permease, which yields MSWIWSNLDLILSLAVDHVRQSVIAIILGLILSVPLGWVAWRYRLLRGWVITLTGLLYTIPSLALLVLLPSVAGYGIRTETNLIVGLTIYAVAIQTRSVADGFDSVDPAVRQAATAMGYGGFRRFWAVDLPLSGPVVLAGLRVMSVSTVSLATVGILVGVTNLGYLFTNGIQRRLLEEVFAGIVAVALIALVIDALLVLLGRLLMPWARTPAPGRARRERRRAEATA from the coding sequence GTGTCGTGGATCTGGTCGAACCTCGACCTCATTCTCTCGCTCGCCGTCGACCACGTGCGTCAGAGCGTCATCGCGATCATCCTCGGTCTCATCCTGTCGGTGCCGCTCGGCTGGGTGGCGTGGCGGTACCGGCTGCTGCGCGGCTGGGTCATCACCCTGACCGGCCTGCTCTACACGATCCCCTCGCTGGCACTGCTCGTGCTGCTGCCGAGCGTCGCCGGCTACGGCATCCGCACCGAGACCAATCTGATCGTGGGGTTGACGATCTACGCGGTCGCCATCCAGACGCGATCCGTCGCCGACGGGTTCGACTCGGTCGACCCGGCGGTCCGTCAGGCCGCGACGGCGATGGGCTACGGGGGTTTCCGTCGCTTCTGGGCGGTCGACCTGCCGCTGTCGGGTCCCGTCGTCCTCGCCGGCCTGCGGGTGATGTCGGTGTCGACCGTGTCACTCGCGACCGTCGGCATCCTCGTCGGAGTGACCAACCTGGGCTACCTCTTCACCAACGGCATCCAGCGCCGGCTCCTCGAAGAGGTCTTCGCGGGGATCGTCGCCGTCGCGCTCATCGCGCTCGTCATCGACGCGCTCCTGGTGCTGCTGGGCCGTCTGCTGATGCCCTGGGCGCGCACGCCCGCCCCGGGCCGAGCACGCCGTGAGCGGCGGCGAGCGGAGGCGACGGCATGA
- a CDS encoding ABC transporter ATP-binding protein, with the protein MIEFREVGKQFPDGTRAVQDFSLVIPSHKTTVFVGSSGCGKTTLLRMINRMVEPTAGSIEIDGEDVAAGSPVQLRRRIGYVMQNSGLLPHFTVAENIATVPVLTGTSRRDGRRRALELMDTVGLDTRMADRYPSQLSGGQQQRVGVARGLAADPNILLMDEPFGAVDPIVRTELQQELLRLQRELGKTVVFVTHDIDEAFLLGDQVVILAAGARKLQVGSPSAIIRDPADDFVSSFIGADRGKRALRVERTERGAVLVDTEGRTQGTLVEGGS; encoded by the coding sequence GTGATCGAGTTCCGCGAGGTCGGCAAGCAGTTCCCCGACGGCACCCGCGCGGTCCAGGATTTCTCTCTCGTCATCCCGTCGCACAAGACGACCGTCTTCGTGGGCTCGTCGGGCTGCGGCAAGACCACGCTGCTGCGGATGATCAACCGGATGGTCGAGCCCACGGCCGGCTCGATCGAGATCGACGGCGAGGACGTCGCTGCCGGCTCGCCCGTTCAGCTGCGCCGCCGCATCGGATACGTGATGCAGAACTCCGGACTCCTTCCGCACTTCACCGTGGCCGAGAACATCGCCACGGTGCCGGTGCTCACGGGAACGAGCCGCCGTGACGGGCGCCGCCGCGCTCTCGAGCTGATGGACACGGTCGGCCTCGACACCCGCATGGCAGACCGCTACCCGAGCCAGCTGTCGGGTGGGCAGCAGCAGCGCGTGGGCGTCGCGCGCGGGCTCGCCGCCGACCCCAACATCCTTCTCATGGACGAGCCCTTCGGCGCCGTCGACCCCATCGTCCGCACCGAGTTGCAGCAAGAGCTGCTGCGTCTGCAGCGGGAGCTCGGCAAGACGGTCGTCTTCGTCACGCACGACATCGATGAGGCCTTCCTTCTGGGCGACCAGGTCGTGATCCTCGCGGCCGGGGCCCGCAAGCTGCAGGTGGGCTCTCCGAGCGCGATCATCCGAGACCCCGCCGACGACTTCGTCTCGAGCTTTATCGGCGCCGATCGTGGGAAGCGCGCGCTCCGGGTCGAGCGCACCGAGCGCGGCGCCGTCCTCGTCGACACCGAGGGACGCACGCAGGGCACGCTGGTCGAGGGTGGCTCCTGA
- the glmU gene encoding bifunctional UDP-N-acetylglucosamine diphosphorylase/glucosamine-1-phosphate N-acetyltransferase GlmU, with protein MSDTPLDPDLAVVILAAGQGTRMKSSLPKVLHRIGGRPLVGHVLDTARDLAPAHVLVVVRHERDRVAEAVLGVSPEVVVVDQDEVPGTGRAVEVALDRLPGFTGDVLVLSADVPLLDDVALGDLLAVHRASGAAATLLSARLPDPTGYGRVIRDTAGGVDRIVEHKDASDSERAVDEINAGVYAFRAEPLRDRLGRISTANAQAEKYLTDVVGMLRADELGVAAQLVSDPSLIVGVNDRVQLAEAGRLLNARTVRRWQLAGVTVQDPASTWIDVTATLAPDVTLLPNTHILRATTVAEGATIGPDTTLNDCEVGPGATVTRSDATLAVIGADATVGPFSYLRPGTHLGERGKIGTFVETKNSVIGDGSKVPHLSYVGDAEIGRGVNLGAGAITANYDDLAKHRTVIGDEVHAGSHNVFVAPVKIGEGAKTGAGAVIRKDVPAGALALSVAPQRNVEGWVEKNRPGTGAAAAAARVRSSQEADDGSQEEHG; from the coding sequence ATGAGCGACACCCCTCTCGATCCCGACCTCGCCGTCGTCATCCTCGCCGCCGGGCAGGGGACGCGCATGAAGTCCTCGTTGCCGAAGGTGCTGCACCGGATCGGCGGCCGTCCGCTCGTGGGCCACGTGCTCGACACGGCGCGCGATCTCGCGCCGGCGCACGTCCTCGTCGTCGTGCGTCATGAACGCGACCGCGTCGCGGAGGCCGTCCTCGGCGTCTCGCCCGAAGTCGTGGTCGTCGATCAGGACGAGGTGCCCGGAACCGGCCGCGCCGTCGAGGTGGCGCTCGACCGGCTGCCCGGCTTCACCGGCGACGTGCTCGTCCTGAGCGCCGACGTGCCGCTGCTCGACGACGTCGCCCTCGGCGACCTGCTCGCCGTGCACCGCGCTTCGGGGGCAGCCGCGACGCTGCTCAGTGCGCGTCTTCCCGACCCGACCGGTTACGGCCGCGTCATCCGCGACACCGCGGGCGGCGTCGACCGCATCGTCGAGCACAAGGACGCGTCGGACTCCGAGCGCGCCGTCGACGAGATCAATGCCGGTGTCTACGCCTTCCGCGCCGAGCCGCTGCGCGACCGGCTCGGTCGCATCAGCACCGCCAACGCACAGGCCGAGAAGTACCTCACCGACGTCGTCGGCATGCTGCGCGCCGACGAACTCGGGGTCGCGGCCCAGCTCGTGAGCGATCCCTCGCTGATCGTCGGGGTGAACGACCGCGTGCAGCTGGCGGAGGCCGGGCGGCTGCTGAACGCGCGCACGGTGCGCCGGTGGCAGCTCGCGGGCGTGACCGTGCAGGATCCGGCCTCGACGTGGATCGACGTCACCGCCACGCTCGCGCCCGACGTGACGCTGCTGCCGAACACGCACATCCTGCGCGCGACGACGGTCGCCGAGGGCGCGACCATCGGCCCCGACACGACCCTGAACGACTGCGAGGTCGGCCCGGGCGCCACCGTCACCCGCAGCGACGCCACCCTCGCCGTGATCGGCGCAGACGCGACGGTGGGTCCCTTCTCGTATCTGCGTCCCGGCACCCACCTGGGTGAGCGCGGCAAGATCGGCACTTTCGTCGAGACCAAGAACTCCGTCATCGGCGATGGCAGCAAGGTTCCGCACCTGTCGTACGTGGGCGATGCCGAGATCGGCCGCGGCGTGAACCTCGGCGCTGGAGCGATCACCGCCAACTACGACGACCTGGCCAAGCACCGCACCGTCATCGGCGATGAGGTGCACGCCGGCTCGCACAACGTCTTCGTCGCGCCGGTTAAGATCGGTGAGGGCGCCAAGACGGGCGCCGGAGCGGTCATCCGCAAGGACGTCCCGGCCGGTGCTCTCGCCCTCAGCGTCGCCCCCCAGCGCAATGTCGAGGGGTGGGTCGAGAAGAACAGACCCGGTACTGGCGCCGCCGCAGCAGCGGCGCGCGTGCGGTCTTCACAGGAAGCGGACGATGGCTCGCAAGAAGAACACGGTTGA
- a CDS encoding MarR family winged helix-turn-helix transcriptional regulator, whose protein sequence is MAHETDEVDRIVGAWSLQRPDLDFSPLEVLSRVDRLSRHLDRARREAFRRSDLEPWEWDVLSALRRAGEPYQLSPKQLLQQTLVSSGTMTNRIDRLVGRRLVRRESDPGDGRSILVTLTDDGRVRVDAAITRLVDAEALLLAGLSKGDRDRLAALLRKLSLGFGD, encoded by the coding sequence ATGGCACATGAGACCGACGAGGTGGACCGCATCGTCGGAGCGTGGTCGCTGCAGCGACCGGACCTCGACTTCTCCCCCCTCGAGGTCCTCTCGCGCGTCGACCGCCTCTCGCGCCACCTCGACCGGGCCCGGCGCGAGGCGTTCCGCCGCAGCGACCTCGAGCCGTGGGAGTGGGACGTCCTGTCGGCTCTCCGACGCGCCGGCGAGCCCTACCAGCTGAGCCCCAAGCAGCTCCTGCAGCAGACGCTGGTCTCGAGCGGCACGATGACCAACCGCATCGACCGGCTGGTGGGACGGCGGCTCGTGCGCCGCGAATCCGATCCGGGAGACGGTCGCAGCATCCTGGTGACGCTCACGGACGACGGACGCGTGCGGGTGGATGCCGCCATCACGCGGCTCGTCGACGCCGAGGCCCTGCTGCTCGCGGGCCTGTCGAAGGGCGATCGCGACCGGCTCGCCGCCTTGCTCCGCAAGCTCTCGCTGGGTTTCGGCGACTGA